One segment of Scleropages formosus chromosome 23, fSclFor1.1, whole genome shotgun sequence DNA contains the following:
- the rnf19a gene encoding E3 ubiquitin-protein ligase RNF19A, producing the protein MSLQRQQQTMGSDRDLQSATSSVSLPSVKKAPRKHRLSLRSFFRRRREPKRRSCDLGVDGIASVESIHSEMCQERVPGIASSASSSSAVSSSSAELLECPLCLLRHTRERFPEIMTCPHRSCADCLRQYLRIEISESRVNISCPECTERFNPHDIRTILADRTLMEKYEEFMLRRWLVADPDCRWCPAPDCGYAVIAFGCASCPKITCGREGCGTEFCYHCKQLWHPNQTCDAARQQRAHSLRLRTTRSSSLSYSQESGAQADDIKPCPRCAAYIIKMNDGSCNHMTCAVCGCEFCWLCMKEISDLHYLSPSGCTFWGKKPWSRKKKILWQLGTLVGAPVGIALIAGIAIPAMVIGIPVYVGRKIHSRYEGKDISKHKRNLVIAGGVTLSVIVSPVVAAVTVGIGVPIMLAYVYGVVPISLCRSGGCGVSAGNGKGVRIEFDDENDMNVGAGPATIDSASVVETRNNPSIGEGSVGGLTGILSASGCHMDHMGTTRDNISENASILALAGASITGSLSGSTMVSCFNRLEVQADVQKERYSLSGESATVSLGTISDCASTKAMAGSILSSCVPLDRDGNSMEVQVDIESKPRKQRHHSGGSSMDDGSSGGRGAASDCKALATKWAKDASSSSSGKKSKGKLRRKAGTHINETREDMEARLLERRSNTPSECDTPSLSGSLPSVAESHCSRLSFELSCSEPESAKVDGRIRPATVSPLPEVENDRLESCSAPIPLSPEISPLRRVAEGEDPQPTSPPRNFCIQTDI; encoded by the exons ATGAGCCTTCAGAGGCAACAGCAAACGATGGGATCTGACCGGGACCTTCAGTCTGCCACCTCCTCAGTCAGCCTGCCCTCTGTCAAGAAGGCACCCAGGAAGCACAGGCTGTCGCTGCGCTCGTTCTTTCGACGACGCCGTGAGCCAAAGCGCCGCTCCTGTGACCTGGGTGTGGATGGCATCGCCAGTGTGGAGAGCATCCACTCGGAGATGTGCCAGGAGAGGGTACCGGGGATAGCTTCCTCTGCCTCCTCATCCTCAGCTGTCTCCTCATCCTCAGCAGAGCTGTTGGAGTGCCCGCTATGCCTGCTGCGGCACACACGCGAGCGTTTCCCTGAGATCATGACATGCCCGCACCGTTCCTGTGCAGACTGCCTGCGCCAATACCTGCGCATCGAAATCTCTGAAAGTCGTGTTAACATCAGCTGCCCTGAGTGCACCGAGCGCTTCAACCCACACGATATTCGCACAATCCTGGCCGACCGAACCCTCATGGAGAAGTACGAGGAGTTCATGCTGCGCCGCTGGCTGGTGGCAGACCCAGACTGCCGCTGGTGCCCTGCCCCCGACTGTGG GTATGCCGTAATTGCCTTCGGTTGCGCCAGCTGCCCCAAGATCACGTGTGGCCGAGAAGGTTGCGGGACAGAGTTCTGCTACCACTGCAAGCAGCTGTGGCATCCCAACCAGACATGTGATGCTGCCAGGCAACAAAGAGCGCACAGTCTAAGGCTGAGGACCACACGCTCGTCTTCCTTGAGTTACAGCCAGGAGAGCGGAGCCCAAG CTGATGACATCAAGCCCTGTCCACGCTGTGCTGCCTACATTATCAAGATGAATGATGGTAGTTGCAACCACATGACCTGCGCTGTGTGTGGCTGTGAGTTCTGCTGGCTCTGCATGAAGGAGATCTCTGACCTGCACTACCTGAG CCCGTCCGGGTGCACCTTTTGGGGTAAGAAACCCTGGAGCCGGAAGAAGAAGATCCTGTGGCAGTTGGGCACATTGGTGGGTGCCCCGGTGGGCATCGCCCTCATCGCTGGCATAGCCATCCCTGCCATGGTCATTGGCATCCCCGTCTATGTGGGAAGGAAG ATTCACAGTCGCTATGAAGGGAAGGATATCTCAAAGCACAAGAGGAACCTGGTAATTGCAGGAGGCGTGACTCTGTCAGTCATAGTGTCTCCTGTAGTGGCAGCAGTTACTGTAG GCATCGGGGTTCCCATCATGCTCGCCTACGTGTACGGCGTGGTGCCCATCTCGCTGTGCcgcagtggggggtgcggtgtgTCTGCTGGCAATGGCAAAGGTGTGCGCATTGAGTTTGATGACGAGAACGACATGAATGTAGGGGCCGGACCAGCCACCATCG ACAGTGCCTCTGTGGTGGAGACGCGCAACAACCCCAGTATCGGTGAGGGCAGTGTGGGTGGCCTGACCGGTATCCTGAGCGCCAGCGGCTGCCACATGGACCACATGGGTACTACCCGTGACAACATAAGTGAGAACGCCAGCATCTTGGCACTGGCTGGTGCAAGCATCACCGGGagcctttcaggcagcaccaTGGTCAGCTGCTTCAACAG GCTTGAGGTGCAGGCAGATGTTCAGAAGGAGCGCTACAGCCTTAGTGGGGAGTCTGCCACTGTCAGTCTGGGGACAATCAGTGACTGTGCCAGCACTAAAGCTATGGCAGGATCGATCCTTAGTTCCTGCGTGCCTCTGGACAG GGATGGCAACAGTATGGAGGTGCAGGTGGACATAGAGTCCAAGCCCAGAAAGCAGAGGCATCACAGCGGTGGCAGCAGCATGGATGACGGCAGCAGTGGTGGGCGCGGGGCAGCGTCTGACTGCAAGGCCCTTGCCACCAAGTGGGCCAAGGATGCCTCCTCGTCTTCCTCCGGGAAGAAGAGCAAAGGCAAGCTGCGGAGAAAGGCTGGCACCCACATCAACGAGACGCGTGAAGACATGGAGGCGAGACTGCTGGAGCGGCGCAGCAACACACCCAGTGAGTGCGACACACCCTCTCTGAGCGGCAGTCTGCCCTCGGTGGCTGAGTCGCACTGTAGCCGCTTGTCCTTTGAACTCAGCTGCTCCGAGCCAGAAAGTGCCAAGGTGGATGGCCGCATCCGCCCGGCTACAGTTAGTCCGCTACCCGAGGTGGAAAATGACCGGCTGGAGAGTTGCTCTGCCCCGATCCCTCTTTCTCCTGAAATCTCTCCACTCCGCCGTGTTGCCGAGGGAGAGGACCCCCAGCCAACGAGCCCCCCAAGGAACTTTTGCATTCAGACAGATATCTAG